A genomic region of Raphanus sativus cultivar WK10039 chromosome 6, ASM80110v3, whole genome shotgun sequence contains the following coding sequences:
- the LOC108812392 gene encoding aspartic proteinase 39 isoform X1: protein MENLVFEVRSKFGARENRKGSWSSQSSRRSSSLKSIDLPLGGDSWPTGLYFAKIGLGTPSRDFFYVPIDTGSDLLWVNCAGCIRCPSKSDLMKLTQYDSDASSTARPVSCDDSFCSSYFSQTSKCDHSVTGTGSTNGTIIFGCGSIQTGGLEESVSAVDGIMGFGKSNSSFISQLASQGKVKRSFAHCLDNKNNGGGGGIFAIGEVVSPKVKKTTPMLPKSGHYSVSLTSVEVGDSVLQLSSGEVIVDSGTTLVYLPASVYMSLMNEILATHPELFYRVEDSFTCFHYTDKIYRLDRFPPVTFQFDKSASLTVYPRDYLLQFEGDKWCFGWQSSENIYGGILWILGDMALSNKLVVYDIENQVMGWTNHNCSGGIQVKDEESGANYTVGANNLSWSSSLVTVVSLLVHFLFTH, encoded by the exons ATGGAGAATTTGGTTTTTGAAGTTCGAAGCAAGTTCGGCGCGCGGGAAAATAGAAAAGGATCTTGGAGCTCTCAAAGCTCACGACGCTCGTCGTCACTCAAGTCCATTGATCTCCCTCTCGGCGGCGATAGCTGGCCTACTGG tttatacTTTGCTAAAATCGGACTCGGAACTCCATCAAGAGACTTTTTTTATGTCCCTATCGATACAGGAAGTGATCTCTTATGGGTGAATTGTGCCGGATGCATCAGATGTCCTAGCAAAAGTGATCTG atgaAGCTAACACAGTATGATTCAGATGCTTCCTCCACTGCACGGCCTGTTTCTTGTGATGACAGCTTTTGCTCTTCCTACTTTAGCCAAACATCTAAGTGTGATCACTCAG TTACAGGAACCGGTTCTACCAATGGAACTATTATCTTCGGATGCGGGTCTATACAGACTGGTGGTCTCGAAGAGTCCGTATCGGCAGTTGATGGGATAATGGGATTTGGAAAGTCGAACTCATCGTTTATATCTCAGCTAGCTTCACAAGGGAAGGTGAAAAGGTCTTTTGCACATTGCTTGGATAACAAGAATaatggaggtggtggtggtatATTCGCCATTGGAGAAGTCGTGTCACCAAAAGTGAAGAAGACTACTCCCATGCTCCCTAAATC AGGTCATTATAGTGTTAGCCTCACCTCAGTCGAAGTTGGTGACTCAGTATTACAACTTTCTTCGGGAGAGGTCATTGTTGACAGTGGTACCACTTTGGTTTATCTTCCTGCCTCTGTTTACATGTCCTTGATGAATGAG ATCTTGGCTACGCATCCAGAGCTTTTCTATAGGGTTGAAGATTCGTTTACTTGTTTCCATTATACCGACAA AATTTACAGATTAGACCGGTTCCCACCTGTCACATTCCAGTTCGACAAATCTGCTTCCTTGACGGTGTATCCTCGGGATTATCTACTCCAATTTGAA GGAGATAAATGGTGTTTTGGCTGGCAAAGCAGTGAGAATATATATGGAGGAATCTTGTGGATTCTTGGAg ATATGGCGCTTTCTAACAAGTTAGTTGTCTACGACATAGAAAACCAAGTCATGGGATGGACCAATCACAACT GCTCAGGAGGAATACAAGTGAAGGATGAAGAAAGTGGAGCAAACTACACAGTCGGTGCTAACAATCTCTCATGGTCCTCTTCTTTAGTTACAGTTGTTTCTCTCCTAGTTCATTTCCTCTTTACCCATTGA
- the LOC108807241 gene encoding thioredoxin F-type, chloroplastic: MPLSLRLAPSPAALSPTTGGFGAAKKQCRIPYSGVATATTTRIGFCSLDFVRRGDSSVVRCSLETVNVSVGQVTEVDKDTFWPIVKAAGEKIVVLDMYTQWCGPCKVIAPKYKALSEKYEDVVFLKLDCNPENRPLAKELGIRVVPTFKILKDNQVVKEVTGAKYDDLVAAIETARSASSSG; the protein is encoded by the exons ATGCCTCTGTCTCTCCGTCTAGCTCCATCTCCTGCGGCTTTATCTCCGACAACCGGTGGATTTGGAGCTGCGAAAAAGCAGTGTCGTATCCCTTACTCCGGCGTGGCGACGGCGACGACGACGAGGATTGGTTTCTGCTCACTGGATTTTGTGAGAAGGGGAGACTCCTCTGTGGTGAGGTGTAGCTTAGAGACTGTGAATGTTAGTGTTGGTCAAGTGACGGAAGTGGATAAGGATACCTTCTGGCCCATCGTTAAAGCCGCTGGTGAAAAGATTGTGGTACTTGACATGTACACTCAATG GTGTGGTCCATGTAAAGTGATTGCTCCTAAATACAAAGCTTTATCTGAGAAATATGAGGACGTTGTGTTTCTTAAGCTTGACTGCAACCCTGAAAACAGG CCATTGGCAAAGGAGCTAGGAATAAGAGTGGTTccaacttttaaaatattaaaggaTAACCAAGTGGTGAAGGAAGTTACGGGTGCCAAATATGATGATCTAGTTGCAGCAATTGAAACAGCAAGGTCTGCTAGTTCTTCGGGATGA
- the LOC108812392 gene encoding aspartic proteinase 39 isoform X2: MENLVFEVRSKFGARENRKGSWSSQSSRRSSSLKSIDLPLGGDSWPTGLYFAKIGLGTPSRDFFYVPIDTGSDLLWVNCAGCIRCPSKSDLMKLTQYDSDASSTARPVSCDDSFCSSYFSQTSKCDHSGTGSTNGTIIFGCGSIQTGGLEESVSAVDGIMGFGKSNSSFISQLASQGKVKRSFAHCLDNKNNGGGGGIFAIGEVVSPKVKKTTPMLPKSGHYSVSLTSVEVGDSVLQLSSGEVIVDSGTTLVYLPASVYMSLMNEILATHPELFYRVEDSFTCFHYTDKIYRLDRFPPVTFQFDKSASLTVYPRDYLLQFEGDKWCFGWQSSENIYGGILWILGDMALSNKLVVYDIENQVMGWTNHNCSGGIQVKDEESGANYTVGANNLSWSSSLVTVVSLLVHFLFTH, encoded by the exons ATGGAGAATTTGGTTTTTGAAGTTCGAAGCAAGTTCGGCGCGCGGGAAAATAGAAAAGGATCTTGGAGCTCTCAAAGCTCACGACGCTCGTCGTCACTCAAGTCCATTGATCTCCCTCTCGGCGGCGATAGCTGGCCTACTGG tttatacTTTGCTAAAATCGGACTCGGAACTCCATCAAGAGACTTTTTTTATGTCCCTATCGATACAGGAAGTGATCTCTTATGGGTGAATTGTGCCGGATGCATCAGATGTCCTAGCAAAAGTGATCTG atgaAGCTAACACAGTATGATTCAGATGCTTCCTCCACTGCACGGCCTGTTTCTTGTGATGACAGCTTTTGCTCTTCCTACTTTAGCCAAACATCTAAGTGTGATCACTCAG GAACCGGTTCTACCAATGGAACTATTATCTTCGGATGCGGGTCTATACAGACTGGTGGTCTCGAAGAGTCCGTATCGGCAGTTGATGGGATAATGGGATTTGGAAAGTCGAACTCATCGTTTATATCTCAGCTAGCTTCACAAGGGAAGGTGAAAAGGTCTTTTGCACATTGCTTGGATAACAAGAATaatggaggtggtggtggtatATTCGCCATTGGAGAAGTCGTGTCACCAAAAGTGAAGAAGACTACTCCCATGCTCCCTAAATC AGGTCATTATAGTGTTAGCCTCACCTCAGTCGAAGTTGGTGACTCAGTATTACAACTTTCTTCGGGAGAGGTCATTGTTGACAGTGGTACCACTTTGGTTTATCTTCCTGCCTCTGTTTACATGTCCTTGATGAATGAG ATCTTGGCTACGCATCCAGAGCTTTTCTATAGGGTTGAAGATTCGTTTACTTGTTTCCATTATACCGACAA AATTTACAGATTAGACCGGTTCCCACCTGTCACATTCCAGTTCGACAAATCTGCTTCCTTGACGGTGTATCCTCGGGATTATCTACTCCAATTTGAA GGAGATAAATGGTGTTTTGGCTGGCAAAGCAGTGAGAATATATATGGAGGAATCTTGTGGATTCTTGGAg ATATGGCGCTTTCTAACAAGTTAGTTGTCTACGACATAGAAAACCAAGTCATGGGATGGACCAATCACAACT GCTCAGGAGGAATACAAGTGAAGGATGAAGAAAGTGGAGCAAACTACACAGTCGGTGCTAACAATCTCTCATGGTCCTCTTCTTTAGTTACAGTTGTTTCTCTCCTAGTTCATTTCCTCTTTACCCATTGA